One genomic segment of Occultella kanbiaonis includes these proteins:
- the smpB gene encoding SsrA-binding protein SmpB, whose amino-acid sequence MSNAAKGAKKKASAANDPKTAKVVVARNKKARHDYHIDATYEAGMSLTGTEVKSLRSGRASLVDGWVHIDGGEAWLEGVHIPEYVEGTWTNHTPRRKRKLLLHRAEIEKLSSKTREKGHTIVPLELYFLGGRAKVEIALARGKQEWDKRQTLREQQDTREAQRAMSLRRAR is encoded by the coding sequence ATGAGTAACGCAGCCAAGGGCGCGAAGAAGAAGGCCTCGGCCGCGAACGACCCCAAGACCGCCAAGGTCGTGGTCGCAAGGAACAAGAAGGCCCGGCACGACTACCACATCGATGCCACCTACGAGGCGGGCATGTCCCTGACCGGCACCGAGGTGAAATCCCTGCGGTCCGGCCGGGCCTCCCTGGTGGACGGCTGGGTACACATCGACGGCGGCGAGGCGTGGCTCGAGGGCGTGCACATCCCCGAGTACGTCGAGGGCACCTGGACGAACCACACCCCCCGCCGCAAGCGCAAGCTGCTGCTGCACCGCGCCGAGATCGAGAAGCTGTCCTCGAAGACGCGGGAGAAGGGGCACACGATCGTTCCGCTCGAGCTGTACTTCCTCGGCGGCCGCGCGAAGGTCGAGATCGCACTCGCCCGAGGCAAGCAGGAGTGGGACAAGCGCCAGACCCTTCGCGAGCAGCAGGACACGCGCGAGGCTCAGCGGGCCATGAGTCTGCGCCGGGCCCGCTGA
- a CDS encoding COG4315 family predicted lipoprotein, with amino-acid sequence MRRTHRILISALAAGALSTALVACSSPEGDDDPEAPDSETTEEATTEPAEEETDAGAMGAVDLATAETSLGEVIVDGAGMTAYYFSNDVPDSGASACEGECLVNWPPITTESETPTVEGVTAEVGTITAADGSLQVTVDGRPIYLFVGDAAPGDVNGQAVQDVWWVIAPDGTEIGN; translated from the coding sequence ATGCGCCGAACCCACCGCATCCTCATCAGCGCGCTGGCCGCGGGTGCGCTGAGCACCGCCCTTGTGGCCTGTTCCTCGCCGGAGGGGGACGACGACCCGGAAGCCCCGGACTCTGAGACCACCGAGGAGGCCACGACCGAACCCGCCGAGGAGGAGACCGATGCCGGGGCGATGGGCGCCGTCGACCTGGCCACTGCCGAGACCTCGCTCGGCGAGGTCATCGTGGACGGCGCCGGTATGACGGCCTACTACTTCAGCAACGACGTGCCCGACTCGGGCGCGAGCGCGTGTGAGGGCGAGTGCCTGGTCAACTGGCCGCCGATCACGACCGAGTCGGAGACGCCGACCGTCGAGGGGGTGACGGCCGAGGTGGGCACGATCACCGCGGCCGACGGCTCGCTCCAGGTCACCGTCGACGGCAGGCCGATCTACCTCTTCGTCGGTGACGCCGCACCCGGGGACGTGAACGGCCAGGCCGTGCAGGACGTGTGGTGGGTGATCGCACCGGACGGCACCGAGATCGGTAACTGA
- a CDS encoding YceI family protein — MRARTIGVIVVAGMLVVGGVVFGPRLYADLANRSAAAPPELTSGSESSLDPTALDGQWTLAAGSYAGYRVHEVLQGNDANVVGRTETVEGTLTIADGAVTAAEVIVDVESIATDQPPRDAYFRGTAMEVGTFPTATFTLTAPAELPDGGTDVALSGDLTVHGVTLPVEFDASAAADSAGAIQVVGAIPVTFSDFGVAAPDLGFVVVDPDGEIEFSLLWEPATS; from the coding sequence ATGCGGGCACGGACGATCGGAGTCATCGTGGTTGCTGGGATGTTGGTGGTCGGTGGTGTGGTGTTCGGACCACGCCTGTACGCCGACCTGGCCAACCGGTCCGCGGCCGCGCCCCCGGAACTGACCAGCGGCAGCGAATCGTCGCTCGATCCGACCGCACTGGACGGCCAGTGGACCCTGGCGGCCGGTTCGTACGCCGGATACCGGGTCCATGAGGTGCTCCAGGGCAACGACGCGAACGTGGTCGGCCGCACCGAGACCGTCGAGGGCACGCTCACGATCGCCGACGGAGCCGTGACGGCCGCCGAGGTCATCGTGGACGTCGAGAGCATCGCGACCGACCAGCCGCCCCGCGACGCCTACTTCCGGGGCACCGCCATGGAGGTCGGCACGTTCCCGACCGCCACGTTCACGCTCACCGCGCCGGCCGAGCTGCCCGACGGCGGAACTGACGTCGCGCTCTCCGGTGACCTGACGGTGCACGGCGTGACGCTCCCGGTCGAGTTCGATGCCAGTGCCGCCGCCGACTCCGCCGGCGCGATCCAGGTGGTCGGGGCGATCCCGGTCACGTTCTCCGACTTCGGCGTGGCCGCGCCGGACCTCGGCTTCGTGGTGGTCGATCCCGACGGCGAGATCGAGTTCTCCCTGCTCTGGGAGCCGGCCACGTCATGA
- a CDS encoding sigma-70 family RNA polymerase sigma factor: protein MTGEADANLRALHEAHASALHRYVVSLTADEAFAQDVVQETLVRAWHHPEVMERAEGPRRAWLFTVARNLVIDDRRSARSTRERTTEHLPERGGGDETMAVLDSWLITEALLGLSPDHRAVVVGAYFGGRSVAELAIELEVPEGTVKSRMHYAMRALRLALQEKGVTP, encoded by the coding sequence ATGACCGGCGAGGCGGACGCGAACCTGCGCGCGTTGCACGAGGCGCATGCCTCGGCGTTGCATCGCTACGTCGTCTCGCTGACCGCTGACGAAGCGTTCGCCCAGGACGTGGTCCAGGAGACCCTGGTGCGCGCCTGGCACCACCCGGAGGTCATGGAGCGCGCCGAGGGGCCGCGCCGGGCATGGCTGTTCACCGTGGCCCGCAACCTCGTCATCGACGACCGGCGCAGTGCGCGCAGCACCAGGGAGCGGACGACCGAGCACCTGCCCGAGCGCGGTGGTGGCGACGAGACCATGGCCGTCCTGGACTCGTGGCTGATCACCGAGGCGTTGCTGGGGCTCAGCCCGGACCACCGGGCCGTCGTCGTCGGGGCGTACTTCGGGGGCCGATCCGTGGCCGAGCTGGCCATCGAGCTCGAGGTGCCGGAGGGCACCGTGAAGTCCCGCATGCACTACGCGATGCGAGCGCTGCGGCTGGCGCTGCAGGAGAAAGGGGTCACCCCATGA
- a CDS encoding anti-sigma factor family protein produces MSTDRYADWDGAYVLGSLSPTERREYEEHLAGCPACRGAVTDLAGMPGLLAQVSAEDARTLLAQMPGRLARPSAEDARIRPAGEPADGAAPVIALRPRTRPPLRRRLFAVAAAVALVLLGGVGGLALAQRDTAPPADAIELELTQVDASGVSADVQLTPRPWGTSLGWDCSYPSGPYAPPGDAVYTLTLVDADGARTVAATWTSSGGGASGLSAATDLPTEAIVAVEIGLVGQDDALASGTL; encoded by the coding sequence ATGAGTACCGACCGCTACGCCGACTGGGACGGTGCCTACGTGCTCGGCTCCCTGAGCCCGACCGAGCGCCGGGAGTACGAGGAGCATCTGGCCGGCTGCCCCGCATGCCGCGGCGCGGTCACGGACCTGGCCGGGATGCCCGGCCTGCTCGCCCAGGTGAGCGCCGAGGATGCCCGCACCCTGCTCGCCCAGATGCCGGGCCGGCTCGCTCGCCCGAGTGCCGAGGACGCGCGCATCCGGCCCGCCGGCGAACCCGCCGATGGCGCCGCTCCGGTGATCGCGCTCCGTCCGAGGACCCGGCCGCCGCTACGTCGGAGGCTCTTCGCGGTCGCCGCCGCCGTTGCGCTGGTCCTCCTCGGCGGAGTGGGCGGCCTCGCCCTCGCCCAACGGGACACCGCCCCACCCGCAGACGCCATCGAGCTCGAGCTGACCCAGGTGGACGCCAGCGGGGTCAGCGCGGACGTGCAGTTGACGCCAAGGCCCTGGGGCACCAGCCTCGGTTGGGACTGCAGCTATCCGTCCGGCCCGTACGCGCCGCCCGGTGACGCCGTGTACACGCTCACCCTCGTCGACGCCGACGGTGCCCGGACCGTCGCCGCGACCTGGACCAGTTCCGGCGGGGGTGCCAGTGGGCTGAGCGCCGCCACGGACCTGCCGACCGAGGCCATCGTGGCGGTGGAGATCGGACTCGTCGGGCAGGACGACGCGCTCGCCAGCGGCACGCTCTGA
- a CDS encoding DUF2207 domain-containing protein — protein sequence MQANSMIARHVRSAVGLLFGLMLTLVLAVAALAAGAGPTRADDDQGDRAITRYDVTATANPDGTVDVLLDFSFDFADSPGHGPYLTLVTRQEIADDPDHYRVLAITDVQAMSPSGAPADVQTDEEDNGLAIRIGDERIDDVSGVQDYVVSYTVAGIPNSGVGAAGEDEIYWNVIGSAWEIPLEDISVAVMAVAPVVEADCRVGDVGSRTRCDSFDVDGGSATFSQGRLEPGEGMSVILAYPEGSFGGVEPILAPRRTFSNSLGVDGPAGIIAVVATVGGLGLIGVRARRRGRDREYLGLTPGLAPTSIDAGDTGPRRKRPIAVQFTPPAGVRPGEIGTLTDEIADPHDVTATIIDLAVRGYLTIEELPAEGKEKRDWRLIRTMDRDWSDLADFEVTLLRGFFPHSSAQETTLTALSTTFHEVMSSAQQALYAEVVARGWFAESPQGVRLRWVGLGIVALVVGVIATVGLGLLAGLAVLGVPLILIGILTMALSGAAPARTAAGTAVLAQALGFKQYLEKAEADQIRFEEGEDLFSRYLPYAIAFGVAERWADLFNQLAAQGAPVPEPTWYISPYHGVGTAIWASGFASSINSFSDIATTAIAATPASSGGSGFSAGGGFSGGGIGGGGGGGW from the coding sequence ATGCAGGCCAACTCCATGATCGCTCGCCACGTCCGGTCCGCCGTCGGCCTCCTGTTCGGCCTCATGCTCACCCTCGTGCTCGCGGTCGCCGCCCTGGCCGCGGGAGCGGGGCCGACCCGAGCCGACGATGATCAGGGCGACCGGGCCATCACCCGCTACGACGTCACCGCCACGGCGAACCCGGACGGGACCGTCGATGTGCTGCTCGACTTCTCGTTCGACTTCGCCGACAGCCCTGGGCACGGCCCCTACCTGACGCTCGTCACCCGGCAGGAGATCGCCGACGACCCGGACCACTACCGGGTCCTGGCGATCACCGACGTGCAGGCGATGAGCCCGTCAGGAGCACCGGCCGACGTGCAGACCGACGAGGAGGACAACGGCCTGGCCATCCGGATCGGCGACGAGCGGATCGACGACGTCTCCGGCGTCCAGGACTATGTGGTCTCGTACACGGTCGCGGGCATCCCGAACTCCGGCGTCGGTGCGGCCGGCGAGGACGAGATCTACTGGAACGTGATCGGCTCCGCCTGGGAGATCCCGCTCGAGGACATCTCGGTGGCCGTCATGGCCGTGGCGCCGGTCGTGGAGGCCGACTGCCGGGTCGGCGACGTCGGCTCGCGGACACGCTGCGACTCGTTCGACGTCGACGGCGGATCCGCCACCTTCTCGCAGGGCCGGCTCGAGCCCGGGGAGGGGATGAGCGTCATCCTGGCCTACCCGGAGGGCTCGTTCGGGGGAGTGGAGCCGATCCTCGCGCCGCGGCGCACGTTCTCGAACTCCCTCGGCGTGGACGGCCCGGCCGGGATCATCGCAGTGGTGGCGACGGTCGGCGGCCTGGGGCTGATCGGAGTGCGGGCGCGCCGGCGCGGGCGCGACCGCGAGTACCTCGGGCTCACGCCCGGCCTGGCCCCGACGTCCATCGACGCCGGCGACACCGGGCCGCGCCGTAAGCGCCCGATCGCGGTCCAGTTCACGCCACCGGCGGGCGTGCGGCCGGGTGAGATCGGTACGCTGACCGACGAGATCGCCGATCCACATGACGTGACGGCCACGATCATCGACCTCGCCGTGCGCGGCTATCTCACCATCGAGGAGCTCCCGGCCGAGGGCAAGGAGAAGCGGGACTGGCGCCTGATCCGCACCATGGACCGGGACTGGTCCGACCTGGCCGACTTCGAGGTGACGCTGCTGCGCGGCTTCTTCCCGCACAGCTCCGCTCAGGAGACGACTCTGACCGCGCTCAGCACCACCTTCCACGAGGTGATGTCGAGCGCCCAGCAGGCGCTGTACGCCGAGGTCGTGGCCCGCGGCTGGTTCGCCGAGTCCCCGCAGGGGGTCCGGCTGCGGTGGGTGGGCCTGGGGATCGTCGCCCTGGTGGTCGGGGTGATCGCCACGGTCGGGCTCGGCCTGCTCGCCGGGTTGGCGGTGCTCGGGGTGCCGCTGATCCTGATCGGCATCCTGACGATGGCACTCAGTGGTGCCGCACCCGCCAGGACCGCCGCCGGGACCGCCGTGCTGGCACAGGCGCTCGGGTTCAAGCAGTACCTGGAGAAGGCGGAGGCCGACCAGATCCGGTTCGAGGAGGGCGAGGACCTCTTCTCCCGGTACCTGCCGTACGCGATCGCGTTCGGGGTCGCCGAGCGGTGGGCGGACCTGTTCAACCAGCTCGCCGCGCAGGGCGCCCCGGTGCCCGAGCCGACCTGGTACATCAGCCCGTACCACGGCGTCGGGACCGCGATCTGGGCGTCCGGGTTCGCGAGCAGCATCAACTCGTTCAGTGACATCGCGACCACCGCGATCGCGGCCACGCCCGCCTCGAGCGGCGGCTCCGGGTTCTCCGCCGGCGGCGGCTTCTCCGGTGGCGGGATCGGTGGCGGTGGCGGTGGCGGCTGGTGA
- a CDS encoding DoxX family membrane protein yields the protein MAFALRRLPLRLASGAFLLNSGVGKLDLDAESAKGLQSMATNAIPQLGELDAVQFGKYLAAGEIALGTALLVPFLPSRLVGLGLTAFATGLVTMYLKTPGMTEADGVRPTPQGVALAKDVFLLAIGLALLLDGGPKRKP from the coding sequence GTGGCATTCGCCCTCCGTCGTCTTCCCCTTCGCCTCGCCTCCGGCGCGTTCTTGCTCAACTCGGGCGTCGGCAAACTCGACCTGGACGCCGAGTCGGCGAAGGGGCTTCAGTCCATGGCGACCAACGCCATCCCGCAGCTGGGTGAGCTCGATGCGGTGCAGTTCGGCAAGTACCTCGCGGCGGGGGAGATCGCCCTCGGGACCGCTCTGCTCGTACCGTTCCTGCCGAGCCGGCTCGTCGGCCTCGGCCTGACCGCGTTCGCGACCGGCCTCGTCACGATGTACCTGAAGACGCCCGGCATGACCGAGGCCGACGGGGTCCGCCCGACCCCGCAGGGCGTCGCGCTCGCCAAGGATGTGTTCCTCCTCGCGATCGGCCTCGCCCTGCTGCTCGACGGCGGCCCCAAGCGGAAGCCGTGA
- a CDS encoding LLM class flavin-dependent oxidoreductase produces the protein MTTRPAAPPPSGIGGLELGFYSFGDTMPDPHTGERTAPGQRIRDLLERVRLAEQAGLAYAGIGEHHRPEYAVSAPGTVIAAALAQTSTIRVGSAVTVLSTEDPVRVFQQFTTMDQFSGGRVELLAGRGSYVESYPLYGAALEDYDDLFEEKVRLLLELDSQHPITWSGRFRPPLTDAVVLPRPVDKPGLGEHLRIGIATGGNPESSARAGELGLPVTYAIIGGRPADFAPLADLYRDTFTDTGHGAAPRVEVAVMGFVGETDAGARDFFYPYYLQTMRMIAAERGFPIPNRITYEATASHGGAYFVGAPESVAERIVALHEVLGHDRQVFQMDLTGVPQREAMRAIELLGTEVKPLVDAALADAGHGNR, from the coding sequence GTGACGACGCGCCCGGCGGCACCACCGCCGTCGGGCATCGGTGGCCTGGAACTGGGCTTCTACAGCTTCGGTGACACCATGCCGGACCCGCACACCGGCGAACGCACGGCGCCAGGGCAACGCATCCGGGACCTGCTCGAGCGGGTCCGCCTCGCCGAGCAGGCGGGTCTGGCCTACGCCGGCATCGGCGAGCATCACCGGCCCGAGTACGCGGTGTCCGCGCCGGGCACCGTGATCGCCGCCGCGCTCGCACAGACGTCGACGATCCGGGTCGGCAGTGCCGTCACGGTACTCAGCACCGAGGACCCCGTGCGGGTCTTCCAGCAGTTCACGACGATGGACCAGTTCTCCGGCGGGAGGGTCGAGCTGCTCGCCGGCCGAGGCTCCTACGTCGAGTCCTACCCGCTCTACGGGGCCGCTCTGGAGGACTACGACGACCTGTTCGAGGAGAAGGTCCGGCTCCTGCTCGAGCTCGACTCCCAGCACCCGATCACCTGGTCGGGGAGGTTCCGCCCGCCGCTGACCGACGCGGTGGTGCTGCCCCGGCCGGTCGACAAACCCGGCCTGGGGGAGCACCTGCGGATCGGCATCGCCACCGGGGGCAACCCGGAGTCCTCGGCGCGGGCAGGGGAGCTGGGGCTGCCGGTCACCTACGCGATCATCGGCGGTCGTCCGGCGGACTTCGCGCCGCTCGCGGACCTGTACCGCGACACGTTCACCGACACCGGGCATGGCGCCGCGCCACGCGTGGAGGTGGCGGTGATGGGATTCGTCGGCGAGACCGATGCGGGTGCCCGCGACTTCTTCTACCCGTACTACCTGCAGACCATGCGGATGATCGCCGCCGAGCGGGGCTTCCCGATCCCCAACCGGATCACGTACGAAGCCACGGCGAGCCACGGCGGGGCGTACTTCGTCGGAGCGCCGGAGTCGGTCGCGGAGCGGATCGTCGCGCTGCACGAGGTGCTCGGGCACGACCGCCAGGTGTTCCAGATGGACCTCACCGGCGTGCCGCAGCGGGAGGCCATGCGGGCCATCGAACTGCTAGGTACCGAGGTCAAGCCGCTGGTGGACGCCGCGCTCGCCGATGCGGGCCACGGAAATAGATGA
- a CDS encoding tyrosine-type recombinase/integrase, with product MDGTLTSLGVYDTLGDAKAALAIARGEEVRGIFTPPSVRKAERRAEAEQIERESLTFAAWSEQWLTELEANPKRSGATVVSYRSVLANHVLPVLGDTRLVDLTAENVSELLVELRSQPSKRHPGATVNGIAPNVAIVLRSCLNAAVKRKAGGLSTFTFPEAPKHLRVRPEDPTGEEVATPAEVERIAVAMPERLRIAVPLAAWCALRIGEVLGLQRRDLEHLDDPARATLHVRRQFNVKAGRLTPPKADSARSIAIPAFLLADLREHLDTYAGTGPESSVLANTRQQRVSQTALDNAWRAARDKVRPGFRFHNLRHTGLTIYAQQGATLAELLHRGGHTDVSTALRYQHATAERDRALTARLADVLGRMSS from the coding sequence GTGGACGGCACACTGACCTCTCTCGGGGTGTACGACACCCTAGGCGACGCGAAGGCCGCGCTTGCGATCGCACGTGGCGAGGAGGTACGCGGCATTTTCACGCCGCCATCGGTCCGCAAGGCCGAGCGCAGGGCCGAGGCAGAGCAGATCGAGCGGGAGTCCCTCACGTTCGCGGCGTGGTCGGAGCAGTGGCTCACCGAGCTCGAAGCGAATCCGAAGCGCTCGGGTGCGACCGTTGTCTCCTACCGGTCCGTGCTCGCGAACCACGTGCTCCCAGTGCTCGGCGACACCCGGCTCGTGGACCTCACCGCCGAGAACGTCAGCGAACTGCTGGTGGAGTTGCGGTCGCAGCCGTCGAAGCGACACCCGGGCGCCACGGTGAACGGCATCGCTCCGAACGTCGCGATCGTGCTTCGGTCGTGCCTGAACGCCGCCGTAAAGCGCAAGGCTGGTGGGCTGAGCACGTTCACCTTCCCCGAGGCACCCAAGCATTTGCGCGTGCGTCCCGAGGATCCAACAGGCGAGGAGGTCGCGACCCCCGCCGAGGTCGAGAGGATCGCGGTCGCGATGCCCGAGCGGCTGCGCATCGCCGTGCCGTTGGCCGCATGGTGCGCACTGCGGATCGGGGAAGTCCTCGGGTTACAGCGCCGCGACCTCGAGCACCTCGACGACCCCGCACGCGCCACGCTACACGTCCGCCGCCAGTTCAACGTCAAGGCCGGGCGTCTGACCCCGCCGAAGGCCGATTCGGCGCGGAGCATCGCGATCCCGGCGTTTCTGCTCGCCGACTTGCGCGAGCACCTGGACACCTACGCCGGCACCGGCCCTGAGAGTTCGGTGCTCGCGAACACTCGGCAGCAGCGAGTGTCACAGACAGCGCTCGACAACGCGTGGCGTGCCGCACGGGACAAGGTGCGTCCAGGCTTTCGCTTCCACAACCTGCGGCACACCGGACTGACGATCTACGCGCAGCAGGGCGCCACCTTGGCCGAGCTGCTGCACCGGGGTGGGCACACGGACGTATCGACGGCGCTGCGCTACCAGCACGCGACAGCCGAACGTGACCGAGCGCTGACAGCGAGGCTTGCCGATGTACTCGGGCGGATGAGTTCGTGA
- a CDS encoding DEAD/DEAH box helicase has protein sequence MPGIEAREPTSAISWNYLLMAASSLTGVQTEPAQDAALRIAQACLGETNTTIPQREAAGLLLERLGNLPALRLANQRELLSHDDRWRSVPLDLALDAWHRQQELVIELPGDKSINANPFQREFWDLVNEHQWVSISAPTSAGKTRIVTEWIKTLFARKTELRAAYIAPTRALVQEVSTELAAELGQAVKVHTLPWDADIGQSAREMYVVTQERMHLLQQRTTFAPSFLFIDEAQNVGDRSRGILLSSVLDEAVYRSPKAQVVFASPLTSNPEVLLSGAPLDSAATSLLSETVTVNQNLLFVEQVKYKPSRFTIDLNIAGTIAKVGEFSIGARRAAPGQRLAFIASALGGDSGNIIYANGPATAEQHANQLWDMLGPAADVENEVITNAAEFIRASVHDRYALAKVIGRGIGYHYGDIPLPVKTLVEDLFRQGHLKYLVCTSTLLEGVNLPCRNIFMRGPRKGRGNPMTAADFWNLGGRAGRWGTEFQGNIVCIDVNDKTQWPTPPGPRARGAIRKSAELALDQPVNLLRYIESGAPPASKEVPEDLEAAFSFVAGRRSEERSLASIHGLALDVAQTRPVEELVDRVMTEVQVPTDAIRRHQGISPISMQRLLDALRQRENTQGLALVPPEDDEAPAVYKEALDWVAAYLGGPFENDKRRFALSRTIVNWMNGLPLSRLIDYRLRWKRNQGQQVDTAATIREVMSDVEKIARFHAPKFLACFNDLVSVHLREMGLSTDEQPDITMMLELGVPRLTDMGLINAGLSRASAMAVSPYISNPDLSSSDCLAWLREREVETLGIPAFAVREIMELLESERPIIGEV, from the coding sequence ATGCCTGGAATTGAAGCGCGCGAACCCACGAGTGCGATTTCCTGGAACTACCTTCTAATGGCTGCAAGTTCGTTGACCGGCGTGCAGACCGAGCCAGCTCAAGACGCGGCGCTTCGAATCGCGCAGGCCTGTCTTGGCGAGACGAACACAACGATCCCGCAGCGCGAGGCGGCTGGACTGCTCCTCGAACGCCTGGGGAATCTTCCGGCACTCCGACTTGCCAATCAAAGAGAGTTGCTGAGTCACGATGACCGGTGGCGGTCCGTCCCTCTCGATCTCGCTCTCGATGCATGGCACCGCCAACAGGAACTTGTCATCGAACTGCCCGGCGATAAGTCAATCAATGCGAACCCGTTCCAGCGCGAGTTCTGGGACCTAGTTAATGAGCACCAGTGGGTGAGTATCTCGGCACCGACCTCGGCCGGGAAGACACGAATCGTCACTGAGTGGATCAAGACATTGTTCGCACGGAAAACTGAGTTGAGAGCCGCCTATATCGCGCCGACGCGAGCCCTGGTACAGGAAGTCTCGACCGAGCTGGCCGCTGAGCTTGGGCAAGCAGTCAAGGTCCACACGTTGCCCTGGGACGCTGATATTGGCCAATCGGCTAGGGAGATGTACGTTGTCACTCAGGAGCGAATGCACCTGCTGCAGCAGCGCACCACGTTCGCGCCATCGTTTCTCTTTATCGACGAGGCACAGAACGTGGGTGACCGAAGCCGGGGCATCCTGTTGAGTTCGGTGCTCGATGAAGCCGTCTACCGCTCACCCAAGGCACAGGTCGTCTTTGCCAGTCCACTTACGTCAAACCCAGAGGTCCTGCTGTCTGGCGCTCCGTTGGACTCTGCGGCGACCTCCCTACTGTCCGAGACCGTGACTGTCAACCAGAATCTCCTCTTTGTCGAACAGGTGAAGTATAAACCCTCGCGATTCACGATCGACCTTAATATTGCTGGAACCATCGCAAAGGTCGGTGAGTTCAGCATCGGGGCGCGTCGGGCTGCGCCTGGACAGCGGCTCGCTTTCATTGCCTCTGCGCTGGGCGGAGATAGCGGGAACATCATCTACGCCAATGGCCCGGCGACTGCGGAACAGCATGCAAACCAGCTTTGGGACATGCTCGGCCCAGCGGCAGACGTCGAGAACGAAGTGATCACTAACGCAGCTGAATTCATTCGTGCGAGCGTTCATGACCGGTACGCCCTTGCGAAGGTCATTGGGCGTGGTATCGGGTATCACTATGGCGACATCCCTCTCCCAGTGAAGACGCTCGTTGAGGACCTATTCCGTCAGGGGCATCTGAAGTACCTCGTCTGCACTTCCACTCTCCTCGAGGGTGTCAACCTGCCCTGTAGGAACATCTTCATGAGGGGACCCCGAAAGGGGCGCGGCAACCCCATGACGGCAGCGGACTTCTGGAACCTTGGGGGCCGGGCTGGCCGGTGGGGCACGGAGTTCCAGGGAAACATCGTCTGCATTGACGTGAACGACAAGACTCAATGGCCGACGCCTCCGGGACCGCGTGCGCGGGGAGCAATCCGAAAGTCAGCTGAACTCGCACTCGACCAGCCGGTGAACCTCCTCCGGTACATCGAGTCCGGCGCACCGCCGGCTAGTAAGGAAGTACCAGAAGATCTCGAGGCAGCGTTCAGCTTCGTCGCGGGTCGCCGCTCAGAGGAGCGTAGTCTGGCGTCGATCCATGGCTTGGCTCTTGACGTGGCGCAGACCCGACCCGTCGAGGAACTGGTCGACCGGGTGATGACGGAGGTTCAAGTTCCTACCGATGCGATTCGCCGCCATCAGGGAATCAGTCCTATCTCAATGCAGCGTCTCTTGGATGCGCTCCGGCAGCGTGAGAACACTCAAGGTCTCGCGTTAGTACCACCAGAAGACGACGAAGCTCCTGCTGTCTACAAAGAGGCGCTCGACTGGGTTGCCGCCTACCTCGGCGGCCCCTTCGAAAACGACAAACGGCGGTTCGCCTTGTCGCGAACAATTGTCAACTGGATGAACGGGCTGCCGCTCTCGCGACTGATCGACTATCGTTTGCGATGGAAGCGGAACCAGGGGCAGCAGGTCGACACGGCCGCGACGATCCGCGAAGTCATGTCCGACGTGGAGAAGATCGCTCGCTTCCATGCACCTAAGTTCCTCGCGTGTTTTAACGACCTGGTCTCGGTACACCTTCGAGAGATGGGTCTCAGCACCGACGAGCAGCCGGACATCACGATGATGCTGGAACTCGGCGTGCCTCGGCTGACCGATATGGGACTCATCAACGCGGGCCTCTCGCGGGCATCGGCAATGGCTGTCTCGCCCTACATCTCCAACCCTGATCTCAGCAGTTCCGATTGCTTGGCATGGCTCCGCGAACGCGAAGTCGAGACGCTGGGAATCCCGGCATTCGCTGTGCGCGAGATCATGGAGCTCCTTGAGTCGGAGCGCCCGATCATCGGGGAGGTCTAG